The DNA sequence ttttcttactCTGAAACGGATACTTTGTATGGGGGCCCACCAACCTGATCGCTGATCTGCCACCACAAAAACTTTAGATTTCGACAGGGCCATTAGAAAAGTAGAAAACTATTTAGCAAATatggtataaattttaaaagtattaattaATCTGAAACTCAATACTACAAAAGGAAGAATACTAAAATTTTAAGGACACGACTATTCAACACTTGTAAAACGCAGAAGAAAAATCTTTTTGATAAGACAAACAGAAGGAAAAACTATCATGAATTCAACATGACCTCATCCAAACAGAAAGTAAGAATCTGGGTTCTTATTAATATTGGATGATTGCATTCTTGTTCCCTCACAAAAAAGGTATAGACACagagaaaataagataattacTGGAAACATTAGCGTTATGAGCTCTCCCCCAGGTTTTAAAATATCATGGATTCGCTTTGCCCATGCTAACCTCATGTCTGGTTCAATTGCACAAAAGAacctgtaaattttcaattaaaatgtgATCATCTGATCATTATTTCTCATGGACAAATAAAACCAATTCTCATTTGTACTTACGTGTAATCAATAATGAGATCAAACAATTCAGTTGGACTCCAAGTGAAAAAGTCTGCCTTCGAGAAAGTAAAATAACTTGCATTCGGTGACGAGGAAGACAActgcatcaaaattaaaataagaaatcgAAAAAGATTTGGAAACCTGTATTAGACCACCACCTTCAAACTGAGAACCAACTTAGATTCCATGGCTTCACAagttaaaatcaccaatatcgcAGCTTTTCATTATCCTCCTAGGTTGTGCCTTCCACTTTACAGTGCTATTCAATGAACTAGGAACCATACGTATCAGGTTCAGCTCTTTTTTGGCTAAGCCAGTGCATGAGGTTTGCAAATGATAAATAGGGATTAGTCTTTCCGATGCTACCCAAATTTTCTATAACTTTAACTTCACAAGAAATAATGCTATATGTTGAGAATTAGAACAACCCAGCTATGGttcttaattcaattcaactgaGATCACCAGTGAACTTAAACTTCATAAGGAAtaatgatatgttgaaaattagaTCATAAGTCCACTATGTCCAACATCTCAATTCCATCTCAACACGCCAATGTCGGTATCCTCATTCCATTAAAACAAAGAACTTTGGCAATAAACAGGTGACAACATTGACAAGGAGAGGATGGTTGCAAGTGAGGTTGTAAACTACCAAGGGGATAAAAGAAGAAATCTGGATTAAACTGCTAGTATAGCTGCATTTACTGCTGCTGCTAATACTAATGCTACGACTACTATTGTTAATTATTATTCTAGTCGCTGTcaccattaataataataatattagtatcaTTCAGGTTATGCTGCTTCCCAACTAGTTCTGTGAGGCATTCCACAAAGTTGACAAATTAGACAGTAATGGCCAAATTGACATGGGACTCAACTATACCATTGGAATGTTAGTTTTTTGAGAGCGGATGATTGGGAACTTGGAATGTTTGCTGACTTTTTTGATTCCTTGTATGCTATGTCATTCAGTAATGTGATCGAGGATAGGATGATTTGGATTTCTGTTGGGAGTAATAGGTTCTCGGCGCATTCCTATTACAAGGCTCTCTTGGGATTCTCTAATGATCATTGTTTTCCttggaaggctatttggaagAGTAAGGTCCCTCCAAAGATtgctttctttgtatggactcCTTCTCTTGGGAGACTGCTTACTATTGATAGTTTGAGAAAACGTGGTCTCACCgttatggattggtgtttcTTGTGTAAGAAAAATGGGAAATCTGTGTATCATCTTTTGTTACATTGTAAGGTGGCTCGGTTCTTGTGGAATGATATCTTTAACCGGACTTGTGAGGCATGGGTTATGCCTGGAAGAGTTACGGATATTCTTAGGTGCTTGAAAGGTACTAGGGGAAATGCTCACATTGTCGCtttgtggaaaatgattcccCTTTGCATTATGCGGTGTTTGTGGATGGAGAGAAATAAGAGGCGTTTTGAAGACCAGGAGCATTCCTTGGATGAGCTGAAGAgattcttttataatattttattttcttgggtttTGGTCATTAGTTTCATTGACAGTTTTCATGATTTGTTTGTATCCCTCATTAGTGCTTAGTGGTAATTGGGCATTTTCTGCGTATGCTTCCTGTGTACTTAGGCTATACCTATTCCTATCAATAAAGTCTaacttttacttaaaaaaaaaaaaataaccatcACAGCAACATCCAAAGGaaacagaaaatgaaataatcTAGGTTAACCTTACGATGCATCCTTTCTTTCTAAGAGATCTCCAGCCCTGTTAAAGTCAGGATTTTCTGATTGACTGCTCTTACCTCCTCTGCTTTCATAATGGCACGGTTTGATATGTCCAATCCAACTACATGGCGTTCAGGGCATGCAATTGCAACTACGTCATAGCCCTGCCATATGCAGGCAGTTTGTTGTTGGCCACAATGGCAATACAAAAAAGGCTAGTGAAAACTTAAAGATAAATAGTAGCACATAAACAGTGGAAAGCGCTGATAGGGGAAAAAACAGGCAATCGCCATAGTTTACGAAAATCTTGATATATGTTGCACCTTCTcttctttgtgtttttttttttttataagtaattaagaagttttattcatagtaATAGGCAAAACCCAATTACACGGAagtataaatgtaaaatacttaTCTATAATGTACAACAGAATCACCTTCTCTTCTTTGTTATAATGGTCAATTAAGTCATGGGAATAACTCCAAtagtaaaatatagaaaaataaaggaaaaagaaatggaatATACCATCTGATAAAGCGGCATAGTTGCATCAGAGATTTGTTTAGTTGATTGATTTTCACTTCAAATTCGTACTCAATTACAAATGGGACACAAACAGTAAAGCTTAATTcatcatgcttaatctttttGTTTATGCTTTATCTGGTGACTCtggtcttcttttcttttgagttgCTAGCTATCATATCAAATATCATCTATCATATTTTAAGATGTGACTAATTATACTTATAAGCAATTATTTTTTCCCAtacaaatattacttttttaattaaaattttcatagaGTAATATTTTGTAAGAATGAAATAGAACTTACACTGCCACACCCAGGTACTAGAGCCCGGCCCTTGGGAAGCGCTCCTGTCTGATGAAGATGTAAAATAACAGGCGTTGGTTGTCCTAGATCCCATGGGGTCACATCTTGCTCCCAACTATCTTCCCAACCACCTGATGATCATTAAATTCCAACAGTAATGATTACTGAAAGACCccaaacaaaactaaaatacaTTCAGCTCCTTCAAATGCATCTGAAAGCacgaaaaagaaaacaactaaaataaacCTGAGATTTCAACCTTAAATAATCACATATGCATGGGAATGCAGGAGTACCACAACCACGCATGCGAGTGAATGCAGGAGTACACACAACCACACATGTGAGCAAACGTCCCGGAAGACTTCTTTGAAT is a window from the Juglans regia cultivar Chandler chromosome 7, Walnut 2.0, whole genome shotgun sequence genome containing:
- the LOC109009310 gene encoding probable thiol methyltransferase 2 isoform X1; amino-acid sequence: MRPLSLFMGHILFPIRSLQSKTRAISSRNIGIIASKRVRMEKRDESHGNNGVETTARSINPRVDKLQQFVRSDSTGGWEDSWEQDVTPWDLGQPTPVILHLHQTGALPKGRALVPGCGSGYDVVAIACPERHVVGLDISNRAIMKAEELSSSSPNASYFTFSKADFFTWSPTELFDLIIDYTFFCAIEPDMRLAWAKRIHDILKPGGELITLMFPISDQVGGPPYKVSVSDYEEVLHPMGFKAISIVDNELAIRPRQGREKLGRWKRSSAQSSL
- the LOC109009310 gene encoding probable thiol methyltransferase 2 isoform X2 produces the protein MRPLSLFMGHILFPIRSLQSKTRAISSRNIGIIASKRVRMEKRDESHGNNGVETTARSINPRVDKLQQFVRSDSTGGWEDSWEQDVTPWDLGQPTPVILHLHQTGALPKGRALVPGCGSLSSSSPNASYFTFSKADFFTWSPTELFDLIIDYTFFCAIEPDMRLAWAKRIHDILKPGGELITLMFPISDQVGGPPYKVSVSDYEEVLHPMGFKAISIVDNELAIRPRQGREKLGRWKRSSAQSSL